The Streptomyces sp. NBC_00659 genomic interval CGTGAACAAGCCGAGACCGAACGAATCGCCATCGGCTACGTCGAAGACCTGGTGATCACTGCCGCCGTACGGGAACTGCGCAGCCGTTACCCGGACGCCGAGATCGCCACCCGGCATCTGAGCTGCCGCGACGTCGGGGCGCTGTCCGACAAGCGCGTCGACGCTCTGATCGCGCGGGCCCCGCTGCCGCTCGTCGCCGACGACGTGTTCACCACGCCGCTGTATGAGGAGCCCCGGATGCTCGTTGTCCCGCGCGGCCATCCCCTGGCCGACCGCGCGTCGGTGACCGCGGAAGAACTGGTCGGTGAGGAGGCGGCGCCGTGCGCGTTCGCGACCGCGGACTGGACTTCTTACCGGATCCTCGGGGCCGGTGTGCCGCCGATCGAGAGCTACGAGGACAAGCTCGAACTCGTCGCGAGTGGCAGGGCGATCGCCGTGCTACCGGTCGGCGATCGACGTAGCTCACTGCGTCCCAACCTCGTCACCGTCCCGATCGAGGGCGCTCCCCCCAGCCAGGTCGTCCTGGTCAGCCGCAAGGGCGACCCTAATCCGATGATCAGGAATCTCCGGCTAGCGGCCAAGGCCGTCCTGACCGCCCTGGCAGCCTGACCGGGACCAGCCGAACCCTTTGGCGCTGAACTGCACCAAGCGGTGCTCCGCGGGCCGTGTCCGTCGCGCATCTGCCGGTATCGCTCGGGGTCAGGTGGTGCTGGCTCAGCGGCCGACCCCGTGGAACTGCGATCAAGCACGTCGTATCGGCCAGGAACCGTCGCTGTATCGCGTGCGGGTGCGGGGGAGTTCCGCCGCGTCGTCGGCGCTGGGGGTGCAGAGCTGTTCAGCGGGGCGGGGGGTTCCGTCGTCGGCTTCGCTGGTTTCGATCTTGTACAGAGCCGTGGTCACGCCGACACCTCCCGGGCGATAGCGACCACCAGGAGCACGGCGGCGTCGGTGGCGTCCGGGTCGTCGTAGCTCTCGTGGTCGCTGACGTCGAACGGCGCGGCTTTCGCGGTGACCGTGAAGCCGGGGACGACAGTGGCCGCCTTGCCCGCCAGCTCGGTGTTGAGGCGGTCGGCGTCGTGGTCGGCGAGCCAGGTCTGGTTGTAGGGGCCGAGGCGGAGCAGCGTGTATCCGGTGCCATCGCTGCGGCGCGCTTCGACGTGGACGCCGTAGTTCGCCGGGGCCATGCCGACGTCGGCGGGGAGGCCCAGGCCCGCCGCGGCGTGGGTGAGGGGCTCGTAGGCCGGATTCCACGCACCGAGGATGTCGGCCGTCTCGCAGCGCGGCCAGCCCAGCCGCCGATAGTGGGCGCCGTAGGGCGTGTACCAGCCGTCGGGGTGTTGCAGGGCGACGGCGATCACGTCGGGCCCGTGGTCGTCACCTGGGCGCGGGTGGGCGCGCTCAACGAACGGGCCGACCCGGACGGCGATGTCCTGGCAGTGGCCGGGGGTCCAGGGCTCCGGATCGGGCAGGGCGGCGAGCATCGCGCGGAACTGGTCGACGGCGGCCTGGTCCTCGGGGGTGAGGGCGCCGGGCGCGTGGCCACAGCAGCGGAAGAGACGCTTCATCGGGTGGGCTCCTGTTCTCGGGTTGGGCGGTCCCAGGGGAGGGCGAGGGTGCCGTCGGCGGTGGGGGAGCGAGGTGGCCGTGAGGGTGAGTCAGCGGGTGGCGAGGGCCACGCAGCCCTGGTGGTACTTGGCAGCCGCGGGGCTCGGGCGTCAGCGACGGGCCACTGGTGTCGGCAGGCGGGTGAGGGGCAGACGTGTACGCGCTGCCCGGTCTCGGGGTGGTGGTCCAGGCCGTGGCTGGGGCGCGAACAAGCCGGGCAGCGTTGGAGGGGGCCGAGGTCCTGGGTGTGGCCGTCCTGGGCGTACATCCAGGTGGGCCTTCCACCTTGATCGTGGACACCTCGACACTGGATCTTGAATTCAGGGAGAGGAGTCCCGAGTGGGGACCTACAAGTACTCGGCGGAGTTCCGGGCCGACGCGGTGGCGCTGGCTCGTTCGTCGGGCCGGCCCGTCTCACGCATCGCCGCCGAGCTCGGCGTGAATCACGAGACTCTGCGACAGTGGATCAAGGCCGCGGAGAAGGCAGAGAGGCCCGAGGCGGTCGCGGAGTCCGCGAAGAACGCGGAGATCGTGGCCTTGCGCAAGCAGGTCCGCGAGCTGGAGATGGAACGCGACATCCTGCGCCGGGCGGCCAAGTATTTTGCGGGCGAGACGAACTGGTGAGCCGCTTCGAGTTCGTTGCCGACCATCGCGACGCCTTCGGCGTGAAGCGGCTGTGCACCGTGCTGAATCTGTCCCGGTCCGGGTTCTGCCGATGGCTGAAGACCGCGTCGGCGCGGGCAGCGAAGAAGGCCGCCGCCGCAGCGCTCACCCGGCGGATACGCAAGGTCCACGCAGAGTCCGGGAGGACGTACGGAGCCAAGCGGATCACCGCCGAGCTCCGCGCAGGCGGTGTGATGGTGAACCGCAAGCGCGTCGAGCGGCTCATGCGCCAACACGCGATCCAGGGGCGGAGGTTGAAGCGGCGGCACCGCACCACGATCCCGGACCCCGCCACCCAGGCGGTGCCCGATCTGCTGCGGCGCGACTTCACCGCGTCCGCCGCCGACCGGGCATGGGTCGGTGACATCACCTATCTGCCCATCGCCGGCGGGAAATTCCTGTATCTGGCCACCGTCATCGACGTGTTCTCCCGTCGCCTGCTGGGCTGGTCGATGGCCGATCACATGCGGGCCGAGCTCGTCACCGACGCGCTCATCGCGGCCATCCGCACTCGCGGCAGACAGGTGGACGGCGTCATTTTCCACAGCGATCACGGGGCTCAGTACGGTTCGAAGGCATTCGCCGACGCCTGCCACCAGGCCGGGATTCTCCGATCCATGGGAGCGGTCGGTACCTCCGCGGACAACGCCGCCGCAGAGTCGTTCTTCGCCTCGCTCAAGCGGGAGATCCTTCCCAGCCGGCGCGGCTGGCCGACAGAACGAGCCGCCCGGCTCGCGGTCTTCCGCTGGCTCGGCTTCTACAACCACCGGCGCAGGCACTCCACGATCGGCTACCTCGCGCCAGTCGCCTTCGAACAGAGATCAACTACGCTGGCCATCGCTGCATGACAACCGGTGTCCACGATCAAGGTGGAAGCCCCAGAAACTGACCGCCAAGATGGTGCACACGCTCGCGCGGGAAGTGATGGCCCTCAACCAGCAGGTCGCCGAACTCGACAAGGCGATCGAGGCCCGGTTTCGCGACCATCGGGACTTCGACGTGATCACCAGCATGCCGGGCCTGGGCGTGATCCTCGGTGCCGAGTTCCTGGCCGCGACCGGCGGCGACATGAATCTCTTCGGCACTCCTGACCGCCTCGCCGGCTTCGGCGGCGTTGCTCCCGTGCCCCGCGACTCCGGCAAGATCAGCGGCAACCTCCGCCGCCCGCGACGCTACAACCGCCGACTCCAACGCATCTTCTACATCTCCGCGTTGTTCAGCATCCGAAGCTGTGAGGATTCCCGCCGGTTTTACGAACGCAAGCGAGCCGAAGGCAAACGCCACATCCAGGCCGTCCTCGC includes:
- a CDS encoding IS3 family transposase (programmed frameshift), which produces MGTYKYSAEFRADAVALARSSGRPVSRIAAELGVNHETLRQWIKAAEKAERPEAVAESAKNAEIVALRKQVRELEMERDILRRAAKYFGGRDELVSRFEFVADHRDAFGVKRLCTVLNLSRSGFCRWLKTASARAAKKAAAAALTRRIRKVHAESGRTYGAKRITAELRAGGVMVNRKRVERLMRQHAIQGRRLKRRHRTTIPDPATQAVPDLLRRDFTASAADRAWVGDITYLPIAGGKFLYLATVIDVFSRRLLGWSMADHMRAELVTDALIAAIRTRGRQVDGVIFHSDHGAQYGSKAFADACHQAGILRSMGAVGTSADNAAAESFFASLKREILPSRRGWPTERAARLAVFRWLGFYNHRRRHSTIGYLAPVAFEQRSTTLAIAA
- a CDS encoding LysR family transcriptional regulator; amino-acid sequence: MNDLGQDLELRLVRYFTVVAAHQHFSRAAAELHVAQPALSRQIQRLEKYLGARLLDRTPQGTRLTPAGQSFLPRAQALLQAARQAELAVREQAETERIAIGYVEDLVITAAVRELRSRYPDAEIATRHLSCRDVGALSDKRVDALIARAPLPLVADDVFTTPLYEEPRMLVVPRGHPLADRASVTAEELVGEEAAPCAFATADWTSYRILGAGVPPIESYEDKLELVASGRAIAVLPVGDRRSSLRPNLVTVPIEGAPPSQVVLVSRKGDPNPMIRNLRLAAKAVLTALAA